The following coding sequences lie in one Drosophila gunungcola strain Sukarami chromosome X unlocalized genomic scaffold, Dgunungcola_SK_2 000021F, whole genome shotgun sequence genomic window:
- the LOC128260333 gene encoding pneumococcal serine-rich repeat protein isoform X2: MNNEQAPSLSDTPADPIPVGSGGAAGKLPTIIPDTPIVSIAAGTMSESTTTTTATKTTPTPIPQEQLITMMSDHVAPLDVGMAGLEQTSRSPEVRDGSQRAPAVGANHVATSSCNSNSSRGSDHKKSSTPSNSHSSTNHAAATEAGAAGAGSGDSPFSQVFAMMADSPSAELSHPNRRVLQYGATAKGKTQDDQNVGKRQKKKKTKYDAWEDSDFNDLDDASLKKLLEEAYWYRNPGDRKNKSERFLQMLEKAEYDEAISHRANKSGLTLNPSALASSAAAVGSSGGGGGGSSSAGHNSSYSSTNHRSTDPGQQRHKQGGSLQDLVEAAHRSELATTSAAAAAATAATTAATQRFNCDYQLSGRSNRRHQHNQNANSSSASVSASASKKIKNSYVSGRQREGGSLPSSVNFEPAAAMDAKQHKQQAQLSESTGGSISGVGYKNKHHHHRSSTGSCSSLPSHLSDRDPEAGIQFDMDDDKATGAGVGAGVGAGTSGVQHDYLLEQLEPQNPSMTFLLDALSGKQVQPAVAREAREAAASAGAAKEFLIDDPLHFSVLEVSARSQLQQQAYYLAAITGQFGLGLEEQKRKVETGYVSLNDHYTACSSVYGGGAGSPAAIEGSKPSTSSSTSSGGSTCGASSSSSSDALSGDLRPAKIGRMVSAAASAAAASMGGKATTRQLDENGNALSDGYGGNAASGVATSSNGNQFTALITTTVGASAVTSSMPHRQNSVSTLLSTGTNTATTAMAAAAVAASYSQLQQAPGGGTVGAPGSGIGIGMGLQQQQQQQQQPTKQKAKKKSQQERNTTTVDVESVAGYRGNDPVEQLVKYIENDVNGGGGGNGNGSGNSAAGQRKKDRKKQNKLKKSNSLEELRSCSKMEVDDLKRQSATTEMMRQKKGGGANNASGSSSSAASASSATSGKHNSSSVADINKNCNKEQQHQQQQQQQQQQQTQVQVRNSSSSTSSNPGSGSQQQQQHQQQRKGGERRSWGTEELQYLGDHQEMTPAAWSEPEMTVGGQKQLPLAAALARMSELDALNTVLSETAEFHVVTKKKKPKKQRAVTMDDAAVAAAASAGGNLQRMQQITKSASSNMMSQRTHYYTPYASNNNNNGASGNYKQQQQQQQQQQQQYQEHYQSQAGQQQQQQQQQQHRHHHHHHHYHHHHGGSAVANQVDGSRRKSTSSMPPSEKSDSSDLDSVHSLPIQTGKKKSLGGGGSNNNKQRAAQAASQRGQAKQQQQQQQQNNINSPAPISYADIARNKQEALNNATASDTELELGDKFQASKGGGKSKARPDFPELPGAAAAAAAAATPAAAGGSITSQVAQASNQNTAPSSSSSISYSQSLNATPASSSSDAEFTNSPELQMQEATPTPMAATSSSSVSSSSFAASSASSTATGTSTSSSTPPALQKSKSVEHDASYSCNSSNLDQQYPALEKTVKRHSTSNVSVAAAASSTTSSASLYNFAAAAKQQLAEKGSSSAAAAAAGAATTTSATATAQTAATVPGSSASSAPATTQASTSTTSPALALASLKAKTKPKELSPSSSSSSNSSNSSSSNSSSSVGSKKPAAKSSQEESITPKATTTQKTTAATQTEGAKKLVGGIHKLASSSSSCIAKGAGAVLEATGGRRAVIILNDDREAGRSGNNEFIFGDFNEDELKLFDDNLEDEGEAAEQQEEEEREDQHKQASNKHQQTEAAESDAGQDEIEDPDSEVENQGKRSEIKRQEQDVSGSSDQQLNDSGAASDAVNSSTSLDMLSISGEAAQSSPNATGATANSSSAASLINSSTPSGSSSASASTSTSSSSVSISSSSGGSGNGNGNGNGNGNGNGNGATCLASISGMLGGVANQSGDSGIYAAANTSIREHVNNFLTKASISEEAPAISMQQLETCNDIETAIIAAARAAAAARSSSCSRSNSQEQQEPMQLQALAKTTKTNPNPEAKVALPVFMAYNDDDEEDDESLQELSFMADLKADAGTTPAESEEITVLPSTQQSRPAMMTNTELIVDYIANTWNAIANSKYVTYYTEQET; encoded by the exons ATGAACAATGAACAAGCGCCGTCATTATCGGACACACCGGCGGATCCGATCCCTGTGGGatctggaggagcagctggCAAGCTGCCCACGATCATACCGGACACGCCCATCGTCTCGATTGCCGCTGGCACGATGAGCGAGAGCACGACCACGACCACAGCCACCAAAACGACGCCGACGCCGATCCCGCAGGAGCAGCTCATCACCATGATGTCGGATCATGTGGCGCCGCTGGATGTGGGGATGGCCGGCCTTGAACAGACCTCCCGCAGCCCGGAGGTCAGAGACGGCAGTCAGAGAGCTCCAGCAGTGGGTGCCAACCACGTAGCAACCAGCagttgcaacagcaacagcagcagaggCAGTGACCACAAGAAGTCATCAACCCCTAGTAATAGCCATAGCTCGACTAACCACGCTGCAGCGACAGAGGCAGGAGCGGCAGGAGCAGGATCAGGAGACTCACCCTTCTCGCAGGTATTCGCCATGATGGCGGACTCGCCCAGTGCCGAACTGTCGCATCCAAACCGCAGAGTCCTTCAGTATGGAGCCACTGCTAAGGGCAAGACACAGGACGATCAGAATGTCGGCAAGCgacaaaagaagaaaaag ACAAAATACGATGCCTGGGAAGATAGCGACTTTAATGATCTCGACGACGCATCATTGAAGAAACTTCTTGAGGAGGCCTACTGGTATCGGAATCCTGGCGACAGGAAGAACAAGAGCGAGCGATTTCTG CAAATGCTCGAAAAGGCTGAGTACGACGAGGCGATCTCTCATCGTGCCAACAAATCCGGCCTCACACTCAACCCATCCGCACTAGCGTCCAGTGCAGCGGCAGTAGGCTcgagcggcggcggcggcggaggcaGCAGCAGTGCAGGGCACAACAGCAGCTACAGCTCCACCAATCACCGGTCCACGGATCCCGGCCAGCAGCGGCACAAGCAGGGCGGCTCCCTGCAGGATCTCGTCGAGGCGGCGCACCGCAGCGAGCTGGCCACCAcctcggcggcggcggctgcagCGACGGCGGCGACTACAGCAGCAACCCAACGTTTCAACTGTGATTACCAGCTGAGTGGCCGCTCGAATCGCCGCCATCAGCACAACCAAAACGCCaactcctcctccgcctccgtctctgcctctgcctccAAGAAGATCAAGAACTCGTACGTGTCGGGTCGGCAGCGCGAAGGAGGCAGCCTGCCCAGCAGCGTTAACTTTGAGCCGGCTGCTGCCATGGATGCCAAGCAGCACAAGCAGCAGGCTCAGCTTTCAGAGTCTACAGGTGGATCTATATCTGGAGTTGGCTACAAGAACAAGCACCATCATCATCGCAGCAGCAccggcagctgcagcagccTGCCCAGCCATCTGAGCGATCGCGATCCGGAGGCGGGCATCCAGTTCGACATGGACGATGACAAGGCGACGGGTGCCGGTGTCGGTGCCGGTGTCGGTGCCGGCACTAGCGGCGTCCAACACGACTACCTGTTGGAG CAACTGGAGCCACAGAACCCCTCGATGACGTTCCTGCTCGACGCTCTTAGCGGCAAGCAGGTGCAGCCGGCGGTGGCCAGAGAGGCCAGAGAGGCCGCTGCGTCGGCCGGTGCCGCCAAGGAGTTCCTAATCGACGATCCGCTGCACTTCTCCGTCCTGGAGGTGTCCGCCAGGagccagctgcagcagcaagcCTACTACCTGGCCGCCATCACCGGACAGTTCGGGCTCGGCCTGGAGGAGCAGAAGCGCAAAGTGGAGACCGGCTACGTGTCGCTCAACGACCACTACACGGCCTGCTCCTCAGTTTACGGCGGCGGCGCTGGTTCGCCGGCTGCCATCGAGGGCAGCAAGCCCTCGACCTCCTCCTCGACCTCGTCCGGTGGCAGTACCTGCggcgcctcctcctcctcctcctccgacGCGCTCTCCGGCGACCTGCGTCCCGCCAAGATCGGACGCATGGTCTCCGCCGCAGCGTCGGCGGCAGCTGCATCGATGGGTGGCAAGGCCACTACG CGTCAGCTGGACGAGAATGGCAATGCATTGAGCGACGGCTACGGGGGCAACGCAGCCAGTGGAGTCGCCACCAGCAg caATGGCAACCAGTTCACGGCCCTGATAACCACAACGGTGGGAGCGAGTGCAGTGACCTCGTCGATGCCGCACCGCCAGAACAGCGTATCCACGCTGCTATCCACGGGCACCAACACGGCCACCACGGCCATGGCAGCGGCGGCTGTGGCCGCATCCTACAGCCAGCTGCAGCAGGCTCCCGGCGGCGGCACAGTGGGTGCTCCCGGGTCGGGCATTGGCATCGGCATGGgcctgcagcagcaacagcagcagcagcagcagcccacCAAGCAGAAGGCGAAGAAGAAGTCGCAGCAGGAACGCAACACCACCACCGTGGACGTGGAGTCGGTGGCCGGCTACCGGGGCAACGATCCCGTCGAGCAGCTGGTCAAGTACATCGAGAACGATGTGAatggcggcggcggtggcaacGGGAACGGGAGCGGGAACAGTGCGGCGGGGCAGCGCAAGAAGGATCGCAAGAAGCAAAACAAGCTCAAGAAGAGCAACTCGCTGGAGGAGCTGCGCAGCTGCTCCAAAATGGAGGTGGACGACCTGAAACGCCAGTCGGCCACCACGGAGATGATGCGTCAGAAGAAGGGGGGCGGCGCGAACAATGCCTCCGGATCATCGTCCTCGgccgcatccgcatcctcgGCGACGAGTGGCAAGCACAACTCGTCCTCCGTGGCGGACATAAACAAGAACTGCAAcaaggagcagcagcatcagcagcaacagcagcaacagcagcagcagcagacacAGGTGCAGGTGCGCAAcagtagcagcagcaccagcagtaATCCGGGATCCGgatcgcagcagcagcagcagcatcagcagcagcggaaGGGAGGCGAACGGCGATCGTGGGGCACCGAGGAGCTGCAGTACCTGGGCGATCACCAGGAGATGACACCAGCAGCCTGGTCGGAGCCGGAGATGACTGTCGGCGGCCAGAAGCAGCTGCCACTGGCGGCCGCCCTGGCCCGCATGTCTGAGCTGGATGCTCTGAACACTGTGCTGTCGGAGACCGCCGAATTCCATGTGGTGACCAAGAAGAAGAAACCAAAGAAGCAGCGAGCCGTCACCATGGACGatgcggcggtggcggcggctgCCAGCGCGGGCGGCAATCTGCAACGCATGCAGCAGATCACCAAGTCGGCCTCCTCCAATATGATGTCCCAGCGGACGCACTACTACACTCCCTACgctagcaacaacaacaacaatggagCAAGTGGCAACtacaaacagcaacagcaacagcagcagcagcagcaacaacaataccAGGAGCACTACCAGTCGCAAGcgggccagcagcagcagcagcagcagcagcagcagcaccgtcatcatcaccatcatcaccaCTATCATCACCATCATGGCGGATCGGCGGTGGCCAACCAGGTGGATGGCTCGCGTCGCAAGTCGACCTCGTCGATGCCGCCGTCCGAGAAGTCCGACTCCAGTGATCTCGACTCGGTCCACTCGCTGCCCATCCAGACGGGCAAGAAGAAGAGcctgggcggcggcggcagcaacaacaacaagcagcGGGCGGCCCAGGCTGCCAGTCAGCGAGGCCAggccaagcagcagcagcagcagcaacagcagaacAACATCAACTCCCCTGCTCCCATTTCGTATGCGGATATTGCGCGGAACAAGCAGGAGGCCCTCAACAATGCCACGGCCAGCGACACGGAGCTGGAGCTGGGCGACAAGTTTCAGGCTTCCAAGGGTGGCGGCAAGTCCAAGGCGCGGCCCGACTTCCCAGAGCTGCCAGgcgcggctgctgctgctgctgcagcagcaacgcCAGCGGCTGCAGGTGGAAGCATCACCTCCCAGGTGGCACAGGCTAGCAACCAAAACACGGCGCCGTCCTCGTCCAGTTCGATCAGCTACTCACAGAGCCTGAATGCCACGcccgccagcagcagcagcgatgcGGAGTTCACCAACTCGCCGGAGCTGCAGATGCAGGAGGCCACACCCACCCCAATGGCGGCcacgagcagcagcagtgtcagcagcagcagtttcGCCGCCAGCAGCGCATCTTCCACAGCCACGGGCACATCCACCTCCAGCTCCACGCCGCCGGCACTGCAAAAATCGAAGAGCGTGGAGCACGATGCCAGCTACagttgcaacagcagcaacctGGACCAGCAGTATCCGGCGCTGGAGAAGACCGTCAAGCGGCACAGCACCAGCAATGTGTCGGTGGCCGCTGCGGCCTCGTCCACCACGTCGTCGGCCTCGTTGTACAAttttgcagcagcagccaagCAGCAGCTGGCGGAAAAGGGCTCATCctccgcagcagcagccgcagcaggagcagcaacaactacctcagcaacagcaacagctcaAACTGCAGCTACAGTTCCTGGTTCGTCCGCATCCTCAGCTCCAGCCACAACACAGGCTTCAACTTCGACTACATCTCCTGCTTTAGCCCTAGCCTCGCTTAAGGCCAAGACCAAGCCAAAGGAGTTATCTcctagcagcagcagcagcagcaacagcagcaacagcagcagcagcaacagcagcagcagcgtcGGCAGCAAGAAGCCAGCGGCGAAGTCTAGTCAAGAGGAGTCCATTACACCCAAGGCGACCACCACGCAAAAGACCACGGCTGCCACGCAGACCGAGGGAGCCAAGAAGCTGGTTGGTGGCATCCACAAgctggccagcagcagcagcagctgcattGCCAAGGGAGCCGGCGCTGTTTTGGAGGCCACCGGCGGCAGACGCGCCGTGATCATACTGAACGATGATCGCGAAGCGGGCAGGAGCGGCAACAACGAGTTCATCTTTGGCGACTTCAACGAGGACGAACTGAAGCTCTTCGACGACAATTTAGAAGACGAAGGCGAAGCTGCCGAGCAgcaagaggaggaggagcgggAGGACCAGCACAAGCAGGCCTCGAATAAGCATCAGCAGACGGAGGCGGCCGAATCGGATGCAGGCCAAGATGAAATCGAAGACCCAGACAGCGAGGTGGAGAACCAAGGAAAGCGATCGGAGATCAAGAGACAGGAGCAGGATGTGAGCGGCAGCAGTGATCAGCAGCTGAACGATTCCGGAGCCGCTTCCGATGCGGTCAACAGCTCGACCAGCCTGGACATGCTCTCCATTTCGGGGGAGGCGGCACAGTCGTCACCGAACGCAACCGGGGCAACGGCCAACTCATCGAGCGCCGCCAGTCTGATCAACTCGTCCACGCCATCCGGTTCGTCGTCCGCCTCGGCGAGCACCTCGACCTCATCATCCTCCGTCTCCATATCGTCCTCCTCGGGCGGAAGCGGAaacggcaatggcaatggcaatggcaatggcaatggcaatggaaaCGGCGCCACCTGTCTGGCCTCCATTTCGGGCATGCTCGGGGGAGTGGCCAATCAGTCGGGGGACAGCGGCATCTATGCGGCCGCCAACACGTCCATCAGGGAGCACGTCAACAACTTCCTCACCAAGGCCAGCATCAGCGAGGAGGCGCCAGCCATATCGATGCAGCAGCTGGAGACGTGCAACGACATCGAGACAGCCATCATAGCCGCCGCCCGTGCCGCAGCCGCTGCGCGGAGCTCCAGCTGCAGTCGCAGCAACtcgcaggagcagcaggagccaATGCAGTTGCAGGCGCTGGCCAAGACGACCAAAACGAATCCCAATCCGGAGGCAAAGGTGGCCCTGCCCGTGTTCATGGCCTACAACGACGATgacgaggaggacgacgaGAGCCTGCAGGAGCTGAGCTTCATGGCCGACCTCAAGGCGGACGCAGGCACGACGCCCGCGGAGTCGGAGGAGATCACAGTGCTGCCCTCCACCCAGCAGTCGCGTCCGGCGATGATGACCAACACGGAACTGATTGTCGACTATATCGCCAACA CCTGGAATGCCATTGCCAATAGCAAGTATGTCACCTACTATACCGAACAGGAGACCTAG